From a single Lolium rigidum isolate FL_2022 chromosome 7, APGP_CSIRO_Lrig_0.1, whole genome shotgun sequence genomic region:
- the LOC124677123 gene encoding UDP-glucuronic acid decarboxylase 4-like, whose translation MASSELTYRGHDAQPHVDGAGAYTTAENKPRTKPLSQPLRYVLGEQRLAFALVGMAIATLVFLLLSPSSTTTTTTTNMASLAATGLVSRQYTSNGAGRMAYESQQSRLPAGGRVPLGLKRKGLRIVVTGGAGFVGSHLVDRLLARGDSVIVVDNFFTGNKENVAHHAGNPNFEMIRHDVVEPILLEVDQIYHLACPASPVHYKFNPVKTIKTNVVGTLNMLGLAKRVGARFLLTSTSEVYGDPLQHPQVETYWGNVNPIGVRSCYDEGKRTAETLTMDYHRGANLEVRIARIFNTYGPRMCIDDGRVVSNFVAQALRKEPLTVYGDGKQTRSFQYVSDLVEGLMKLMEGEHIGPFNLGNPGEFTMLELAKVVQDVIDPNAKIEFRANTADDPHKRKPDITKAKDLLGWEPKIPLNKGLPLMVQDFRNRIFGDQKNPDTAQ comes from the exons ATGGCATCCTCCGAGCTCACCTACCGCGGCCACGACGCGCAGCCGCATGTCGACGGCGCCGGCGCGTACACGACTGCCGAGAACAAGCCGCGGACCAAGCCGCTGTCGCAGCCCCTGCGGTACGTCCTGGGCGAGCAGCGCCTGGCCTTCGCCCTGGTCGGCATGGCCATCGCcaccctcgtcttcctcctcctctccccctcctccaccaccaccaccaccaccaccaacatggCGAGCCTGGCCGCGACGGGCCTCGTCTCCCGCCAGTACACCTCCAACGGCGCGGGCCGGATGGCGTACGAGTCGCAGCAGTCCCGCCTGCCGGCCGGCGGCCGCGTGCCGCTCGGCCTGAAGCGCAAGGGCCTGCGCATCGTGGTGACCGGCGGCGCCGGCTTCGTGGGCTCCCACCTGGTGGACCGCCTGCTGGCGCGCGGCGACAGCGTGATCGTCGTCGACAACTTCTTCACCGGCAACAAGGAGAACGTGGCGCACCACGCCGGGAACCCCAACTTCGAGATGATCCGCCACGACGTCGTCGAGCCCATCCTGCTGGAGGTGGACCAGATCTACCACCTCGCCTGCCCGGCATCGCCCGTGCACTACAAGTTCAACCCCGTCAAGACCATCAAGACCAACGTCGTCGGCACCCTCAACATGCTGGGGCTCGCCAAGCGCGTCGGGGCTAGGTTCCTCCTCACCAGCACCAGCGAGGTCTACGGCGACCCGCTCCAGCACCCGCAGGTCGAGACCTACTGGGGAAACGTCAACCCCATCG GTGTGCGGAGCTGCTACGACGAGGGCAAGCGGACGGCGGAGACATTGACCATGGACTACCACCGCGGCGCCAACCTCGAG GTGAGGATTGCTCGGATCTTCAACACCTACGGGCCACGCATGTGCATCGACGATGGCCGGGTCGTCAGCAACTTTGTCGCTCAG GCACTGAGGAAGGAGCCCCTGACGGTGTACGGCGACGGCAAGCAGACGAGGAGCTTTCAGTACGTCTCCGATCTG GTTGAGGGCCTAATGAAGCTGATGGAGGGCGAGCACATCGGCCCCTTCAACCTGGGGAACCCGGGGGAGTTCACCATGCTGGAGCTGGCCAAGGTGGTGCAGGACGTCATCGACCCCAACGCCAAGATCGAGTTCCGGGCCAACACCGCCGACGACCCGCACAAGCGcaagccggacatcaccaaggccaaggaCCTGCTGGGGTGGGAGCCCAAGATCCCGCTCAACAAGGGGCTCCCGCTCATGGTCCAGGACTTCCGCAACCGCATCTTCGGCGACCAGAAGAACCCAGACACCGCCCAGTAG